The Streptomyces sp. NBC_00670 genome window below encodes:
- a CDS encoding ABC transporter permease, translated as MTATASPSPPTGRRTAAAARARHALGRVLATVARSVAIFVPVFLVATFVTFALRSLSGLSPARIQLGEEATPEAIARVESQWGLDRPFLVQYGDWIGGVLHGRLGASWTNGADISTLIGLGLGVSLSVATFALLIGVVAGFALGTLAALRRTTWIDRAVTGFVTVISVMPAFVVGIVLVAVFAVGLGLFPSAGYVEPEQGIGPWLAHITLPAVALSFDVVADVARQLRTSLIAAYRENYVTGALVRGLSPRRIFFTHVLRNGLGPALATLGLKFPSLVGASVVTEWIFGLQGFGRFANDSAQAGDVPAVQGVLVVSIVLVVAFNLVVNLVLARVTPASQRGV; from the coding sequence ACGCCCTGGGCCGCGTCCTGGCCACCGTCGCCCGGTCGGTCGCGATCTTCGTGCCCGTCTTCCTGGTCGCGACCTTCGTGACGTTCGCGCTGCGCTCGCTCAGCGGGCTCAGCCCGGCGCGCATCCAGCTGGGCGAGGAGGCCACGCCCGAGGCGATCGCCCGGGTCGAGTCCCAGTGGGGCCTCGACCGCCCGTTCCTGGTGCAGTACGGCGACTGGATCGGCGGCGTGCTGCACGGCCGGCTCGGCGCGAGCTGGACCAACGGCGCCGACATCTCCACCCTCATCGGACTCGGCCTCGGCGTCAGCCTGTCGGTGGCCACGTTCGCCCTGCTCATCGGCGTCGTCGCGGGCTTCGCCCTGGGCACGCTCGCGGCGCTGCGCCGCACCACCTGGATCGACCGCGCGGTCACCGGCTTCGTCACGGTGATCTCCGTGATGCCGGCCTTCGTGGTCGGGATCGTCCTGGTGGCGGTCTTCGCGGTCGGTCTCGGGCTGTTCCCCTCCGCCGGGTACGTCGAGCCGGAGCAGGGCATCGGCCCGTGGCTCGCCCACATCACGCTGCCCGCCGTCGCCCTGAGCTTCGACGTCGTCGCCGACGTGGCCCGCCAGCTGCGCACCAGTCTCATCGCGGCCTACCGCGAGAACTACGTGACCGGCGCGCTGGTGCGGGGGCTGAGTCCGCGCCGGATCTTCTTCACCCATGTCCTGCGCAACGGTCTCGGCCCGGCGCTGGCGACGCTGGGCCTGAAGTTCCCCTCGCTCGTGGGTGCCTCCGTCGTCACGGAGTGGATCTTCGGTCTCCAGGGGTTCGGCCGGTTCGCCAACGACTCCGCGCAGGCCGGTGACGTGCCCGCCGTCCAGGGGGTGCTGGTCGTGTCGATCGTGCTCGTCGTGGCGTTCAACCTCGTCGTCAACCTGGTGCTGGCGCGTGTGACGCCGGCCTCGCAGAGGGGGGTGTGA
- a CDS encoding ABC transporter permease, whose protein sequence is MVRRVLSLPSGRIAVAVLAVIALLAVFGPLLAPQDPLAAGDHTLAPASAAHWLGTDYLGRDVLSRLLHGSRVSVLGSLEVALTALVVGVVPGILSVYLGRTFEWITLRLADTLVALPFLLFAVAVVALLGNGITQAMLVTGALVSPLFYRVSRAATLAVARSPYVEAALIAGAGVGRVVRRHVWAKVLPPIAVALAQTIGVGFVIVSSLTFLGIGVQPPAPTWGGLLASDLGYLSQRPWAPLAPALLIMVTVWACNVLADALRDVSGEAGRALLLSRRARAHRFDGADPAPAGGAR, encoded by the coding sequence GTGGTGCGCCGTGTGCTCTCCCTGCCGTCCGGCCGTATCGCCGTCGCCGTGCTCGCGGTGATCGCCCTGCTCGCGGTGTTCGGCCCGCTGCTCGCCCCGCAGGACCCGCTGGCCGCGGGCGACCACACCCTGGCCCCCGCGTCCGCCGCCCACTGGCTGGGCACCGACTATCTGGGCCGGGACGTGCTGAGCCGGTTGCTCCACGGCTCCCGGGTCAGCGTGCTGGGCTCGCTGGAGGTGGCGCTGACCGCGCTCGTGGTCGGGGTGGTTCCCGGGATCCTGTCGGTGTATCTCGGCCGGACCTTCGAGTGGATCACCCTGCGGCTGGCCGACACCCTGGTCGCCCTGCCCTTCCTGCTGTTCGCGGTCGCCGTCGTCGCCCTGCTCGGCAACGGCATCACCCAGGCGATGCTGGTGACCGGGGCGCTGGTCTCGCCGTTGTTCTACCGGGTCTCCCGCGCCGCCACGCTGGCGGTGGCCCGCTCGCCGTACGTCGAGGCCGCGCTCATCGCCGGTGCCGGCGTCGGCCGGGTCGTCCGCCGGCACGTCTGGGCCAAGGTGCTGCCGCCGATCGCGGTGGCGCTCGCGCAGACCATCGGCGTCGGCTTCGTGATCGTCTCGAGCCTGACGTTCCTCGGCATCGGTGTGCAGCCGCCCGCACCCACCTGGGGCGGACTGCTCGCCTCCGACCTGGGCTATCTCAGCCAGCGGCCGTGGGCGCCGCTCGCCCCCGCACTCCTGATCATGGTCACCGTCTGGGCCTGCAACGTCCTCGCCGACGCCCTGCGGGACGTCTCCGGCGAGGCCGGGCGCGCGCTGCTCCTCAGCCGCCGGGCTCGCGCGCACCGGTTCGACGGGGCCGACCCCGCTCCCGCCGGAGGCGCACGATGA
- a CDS encoding ABC transporter ATP-binding protein has translation MSTLSQNPRAGRRAPARSGPTMPATAPALSVRDVRISDRAGGREIVHGVSFTLAPGRTVGIVGESGSGKTLTCRATLGILPPHFEITGGSVEIEGRDIGGLTPGEWTALRGSTISAVFQDPSSYLNPSIPVGRQVAEVIRVKKGAGRREARHRALELLRAVHLREPELVYSQYAFELSGGMLQRVLIAAAVAAGPRILIADEATTALDVTVQAEILDLLADLRADTGLALVVVSHDLAVVAQLCDEVLVMRQGEVVEQGPTEEVLHRPRHAYTRLLIAEHQQYGLEKFLTTEEDA, from the coding sequence ATGAGCACCCTGTCCCAGAACCCGCGCGCCGGCCGCCGCGCCCCGGCACGGTCCGGTCCCACGATGCCGGCAACGGCTCCCGCGCTGTCCGTGCGGGATGTGCGCATCAGCGACCGGGCCGGCGGCCGCGAGATCGTCCACGGGGTGAGTTTCACCCTCGCCCCCGGCCGGACGGTCGGCATCGTCGGCGAGTCCGGCAGCGGCAAGACCCTCACCTGCCGGGCCACGCTGGGCATCCTGCCCCCGCACTTCGAGATCACCGGCGGCTCGGTCGAGATCGAGGGCCGCGACATCGGCGGACTGACGCCCGGCGAGTGGACGGCCCTGCGGGGCAGCACGATCAGCGCCGTCTTCCAGGACCCCTCCTCCTACCTCAACCCCTCGATCCCCGTCGGCAGACAGGTCGCCGAGGTGATCCGGGTCAAAAAGGGCGCGGGGCGGCGCGAGGCCCGGCACCGGGCACTGGAACTGCTGCGGGCCGTGCACCTGCGGGAGCCCGAACTGGTCTACTCCCAGTACGCGTTCGAGCTCTCCGGCGGCATGCTGCAGCGGGTCCTCATCGCGGCGGCCGTCGCCGCCGGCCCGCGCATCCTGATCGCCGACGAGGCCACCACCGCGCTCGACGTCACCGTCCAGGCGGAGATCCTCGACCTGCTGGCTGATCTGCGCGCGGACACCGGCCTCGCTCTCGTGGTGGTCTCCCACGACCTCGCCGTCGTCGCCCAGCTGTGCGACGAGGTGCTCGTCATGCGGCAGGGCGAGGTGGTCGAGCAGGGGCCCACCGAGGAGGTGCTGCACCGTCCGCGCCACGCGTACACCCGGCTGCTGATCGCCGAGCACCAGCAGTACGGCCTGGAGAAGTTCCTCACCACCGAGGAGGACGCATGA
- a CDS encoding ABC transporter ATP-binding protein — protein MSGDTTPPAGPVLEIEGLQVHYGPRRRRRRALHGVSLSVAPGETVGLIGETGSGKSTLARAALGLVRASAGTLTVDGEDVTSYGTRQWRALRRRGVIQYVFQDPLRSLDPDLSIEDSLTEPLLIGGAGREEAAARVRAFLPRVHLDEELLVRLPGELSGGQRQRVAVARALVTGPRLVILDEPVSALDSANRVQVLRILEELRADGVALVFISHDLGSVAGVADRVAVLYRGELVETGPTRDVVGAPRHPYTRLLLGSAPTLHDAPADRAERDALRALLHA, from the coding sequence ATGAGCGGCGACACCACACCTCCGGCCGGGCCGGTCCTCGAGATCGAGGGACTTCAGGTGCACTACGGGCCGCGCCGCCGGCGCCGACGTGCCCTGCACGGCGTCTCGTTGAGCGTCGCCCCGGGCGAGACCGTCGGCCTCATCGGCGAGACCGGCTCGGGCAAGTCCACCCTCGCACGGGCCGCCCTCGGCCTCGTCCGCGCCTCGGCCGGGACCCTCACCGTCGACGGCGAGGACGTCACCTCGTACGGCACCCGCCAGTGGCGCGCCCTGCGCCGCCGGGGCGTGATCCAGTACGTCTTCCAGGACCCGCTGCGCAGTCTCGACCCGGACCTGAGCATCGAGGACTCCCTCACCGAGCCGCTGCTCATCGGCGGCGCGGGCCGCGAGGAGGCGGCGGCCCGGGTGCGTGCCTTCCTGCCCCGCGTCCACCTCGACGAGGAGCTCCTCGTCCGGCTGCCGGGCGAACTGTCCGGCGGACAGCGCCAGCGGGTCGCGGTGGCCCGCGCCCTGGTCACCGGGCCGCGGCTGGTCATCCTCGACGAGCCGGTCAGCGCGCTGGACTCGGCCAATCGCGTCCAGGTCCTGCGGATCCTCGAGGAACTGCGCGCCGACGGCGTGGCCCTGGTGTTCATCTCCCACGACCTGGGCTCCGTCGCCGGCGTCGCCGACCGCGTCGCGGTGCTGTACCGGGGCGAGCTGGTCGAGACGGGCCCCACCCGGGACGTCGTAGGCGCCCCGCGACACCCCTACACGCGGCTGCTCCTCGGCTCCGCGCCCACCCTGCACGACGCACCGGCGGACCGCGCCGAACGCGACGCCCTGCGCGCGCTGTTGCACGCCTGA
- a CDS encoding NtaA/DmoA family FMN-dependent monooxygenase (This protein belongs to a clade of FMN-dependent monooxygenases, within a broader family of flavin-dependent oxidoreductases, the luciferase-like monooxygenase (LMM) family, some of whose members use coenzyme F420 rather than FMN.), translated as MPRTLHLALHPYGVGGPGQHGLWKDPRVAKNASIDIDYYIRQAQAAEHALFDALFIVDSQFINATYPAHYLNRLEPLTLLSAVATHTRHIGLVGTASSTYNSPFNLARRFASLDHISGGRAGWNVVTSFDTGTSRNFGLDEHLDYATRYGRALEFVKVARGLWDSYEDDAFPADVERGVFLDPDKLHELNHVGEHFSVAGPLNLSRSPQGQPVIFQAGVSEEGRDLAAQVAEGIYAPGGTLEQAREYYADIKRRTAAYGRDPDHIKIFIHGSPVVAATDEAARRREREIFEEDNDFARNLALLGRSFGAYDFSVHDLDAPFPDVAHLAEKGGRTGAAKLIERARTENLTLRQVTESVNQFRKSPFVGDPRTVADAIERWFDAGTFDGINLAFRTEEELNLFVDGVVPLLQKRGLFRTEYTADTLRGNLGLPVPANRHSRAHAVAAR; from the coding sequence ATGCCCCGCACCCTCCACCTCGCCCTCCACCCCTACGGCGTCGGCGGCCCCGGCCAGCACGGCCTGTGGAAGGACCCGCGCGTCGCGAAGAACGCCAGCATCGACATCGACTACTACATCCGGCAGGCCCAGGCGGCCGAACACGCCCTGTTCGACGCCCTGTTCATCGTCGACAGCCAGTTCATCAACGCGACCTACCCCGCGCACTACCTCAACCGCCTCGAACCGCTGACGCTGCTGTCGGCGGTGGCCACCCACACCCGGCACATCGGCCTGGTGGGCACGGCGAGTTCGACGTACAACTCGCCGTTCAACCTCGCCCGCCGGTTCGCCTCCCTGGACCACATCAGCGGCGGCCGGGCCGGCTGGAACGTGGTGACCAGCTTCGACACCGGCACCTCCCGCAACTTCGGCCTCGACGAACACCTCGACTACGCCACCCGCTACGGCCGCGCCCTGGAGTTCGTCAAGGTCGCCCGGGGGCTGTGGGACTCCTACGAGGACGACGCCTTCCCCGCCGACGTCGAGCGGGGCGTGTTCCTGGACCCGGACAAGCTGCACGAACTGAACCACGTGGGCGAGCACTTCTCGGTGGCCGGGCCGCTGAACCTGTCCCGTTCCCCGCAGGGCCAGCCGGTGATCTTCCAGGCCGGGGTCTCCGAGGAGGGCCGCGACCTGGCCGCCCAGGTCGCCGAGGGCATCTACGCGCCCGGCGGAACCCTGGAGCAGGCGCGGGAGTACTACGCCGACATCAAGAGGCGCACCGCCGCCTACGGCCGGGACCCCGACCACATCAAGATCTTCATTCACGGCAGTCCGGTCGTCGCCGCCACCGACGAGGCCGCCCGGCGCCGCGAGCGGGAGATCTTCGAGGAGGACAACGACTTCGCACGCAACCTCGCGCTGCTCGGCCGCTCCTTCGGGGCCTACGACTTCAGCGTGCACGACCTGGACGCGCCCTTCCCGGACGTCGCCCACCTGGCCGAGAAGGGCGGCCGCACGGGAGCCGCGAAGCTCATCGAGCGGGCCCGGACGGAGAACCTGACGCTGCGTCAGGTCACGGAGTCGGTCAACCAGTTCCGGAAGTCGCCGTTCGTCGGGGACCCGCGCACCGTCGCCGACGCCATCGAGCGGTGGTTCGACGCCGGCACCTTCGACGGCATCAACCTCGCCTTCCGCACCGAGGAGGAACTGAACCTCTTCGTCGACGGCGTGGTCCCGCTGCTGCAGAAGCGCGGCCTGTTCCGCACCGAGTACACCGCCGACACCCTGCGCGGCAACCTCGGCCTGCCCGTCCCCGCCAACCGGCACAGCCGCGCGCACGCGGTCGCGGCCCGCTGA
- a CDS encoding LLM class flavin-dependent oxidoreductase — protein sequence MTSDRPRFRLGFLTHVQGRDDDFARTYRNAQELFTAADELGFDIGWVAQHHVALHGGGLSSPWTFLAHAAARTSRIRLGTAITVLPLEDPLRLAEDVATVDTLSGGRVEIGVGSGSSAVEYAAFGRDVARKRELTSDHLDILRRALAGQEVGTPGFRIQPPPGDFEGRIWQGVFSAEGAGHAAAGGSQLLLNRAAYGFDAPTDEVQRPWADAYLAAWDRPARPRIGLSRFVFPAKDRRTALRHIGEDVHRAALRMAESGAFPKGLSAEEALRRFHAFHGHPEEIVAALRQEKVLPVATDLIAQFNPAVVDHDAAVRALELIATEVAPALGWAPAHTADPAPAGV from the coding sequence ATGACCAGTGACAGACCCCGTTTCCGGCTCGGCTTCCTCACCCATGTCCAGGGCCGGGACGACGACTTCGCCCGCACCTACCGCAACGCGCAGGAACTGTTCACCGCCGCCGACGAACTCGGCTTCGACATCGGCTGGGTGGCGCAGCACCATGTCGCCCTCCACGGCGGCGGGCTGTCCTCGCCGTGGACCTTCCTCGCCCACGCGGCCGCCCGCACCTCCCGCATCCGGCTCGGCACCGCGATCACCGTCCTCCCGCTGGAGGACCCGCTCCGGCTCGCCGAGGACGTCGCCACCGTCGACACCCTCAGCGGCGGCCGGGTGGAGATCGGGGTGGGCAGCGGGTCCAGCGCCGTCGAGTACGCGGCCTTCGGCCGGGACGTCGCCCGCAAACGCGAACTGACCAGCGACCACCTGGACATCCTGCGCCGGGCCCTGGCGGGCCAGGAGGTCGGCACGCCCGGGTTCCGCATCCAGCCGCCGCCCGGCGACTTCGAGGGGCGGATCTGGCAGGGCGTGTTCAGCGCCGAGGGCGCCGGGCACGCGGCCGCGGGCGGCTCCCAACTGCTGCTGAACCGGGCGGCCTACGGCTTCGACGCCCCCACCGACGAGGTGCAGCGGCCCTGGGCCGACGCCTACCTCGCGGCCTGGGACCGGCCGGCCCGCCCCCGCATCGGCCTGTCCCGCTTCGTCTTCCCGGCCAAGGACCGGCGCACCGCGCTGCGCCACATCGGCGAGGACGTCCACCGGGCGGCGCTGCGCATGGCCGAGTCCGGCGCGTTCCCCAAGGGGCTGTCCGCCGAGGAGGCGCTGCGGCGCTTCCACGCCTTCCATGGCCATCCCGAGGAGATCGTCGCGGCGCTGCGGCAGGAGAAGGTGCTGCCCGTCGCGACGGATCTGATCGCCCAGTTCAACCCCGCCGTCGTCGACCACGACGCGGCCGTGCGCGCCCTGGAACTCATCGCCACCGAGGTGGCGCCCGCCCTGGGCTGGGCGCCCGCGCACACCGCCGAT